Part of the Candidatus Abyssobacteria bacterium SURF_5 genome is shown below.
CTCGCCGCCGCCTTGTTCCTCGGACTCCTCTTCGAACGCTTCAAGCAGAGCGCTATCCTGGGCTATCTTGCCGCGGGCGCAGCGCTTGGGCCGGGGGGGCTTAACCTGATCAGCAGCCGCGAAATGGTCTCGGCGATGGCTGAATTGGGAGTGGCGCTGCTTCTGTTTACCATCGGCCTCGAATTTTCCCTAAGTCGACTCAGGCGCCTCGGAGCAATCGCCGTGGGCGGCGGCAGTCTGCAAATAGCCCTCACTGCGGCAATCGTAGCAGCAGGCGGATGGGCATTCGGTCTGAGTCCTGCCGTAGCCATCGCCCTTGGCTTGATGGTCGCACCAAGCAGCACCGCGTGTGTCTTGCGGGTCTTGAGCGAGCGGGCCGAGATCGAAAGCATTCACGGACGCAATGCCCTCGGGATTCTTCTGCTTCAGGACATCGCCGTCGTTCCGCTGGTGCTGCTGATGACTATGCTGGGGGGAGAGGGCACGCCGCTTCAAGCGGTAACAGGATTGGGTCGTTCCATTCTGCTCGTCGTTCTCTTTGTCGGGGTCTTTTACCTCCTGAGCAATTACGTCCTGCCCAGACTCTTCGACATAACCATTGTCTCTAAGAACCGGGAGTTGCCGATTCTTCTGGCGGCAGTTACGGTCCTTGGGTCCACCTGGGCGGCGCATGCACTGCAACTCTCTCCGGCGCTTGGAGCCTTCATAGCGGGATTCCTTCTCGCCGGTACCCCCTTCGCCACACAAACTCGCGCCGATGTCGGCGCGCTGCGAACCCTGTTCGTGACCCTGTTTTTCGCCTCCATCGGAATGCTGGCCGACATGCACTTTGTTTTACGCCAATGGCCTTTGGTGGCGGTGGCAGTGACGCTGATTGTTACAGGCAAGGCTCTCATCATTTGGCCGATTGCGCTCCTGTTCAGAAACAGCAACCGCTACGCAGTGGCGACGGCTTTGTCGCTGGCCCAGGTGGGGGAATTCTCCTTTCTCCTCGCGCAGGTGGCGCAAAATAGGGGAGTGCTCGACGAGAACTTCTTCCGGCTCTTCGTGACGGCGACGGTGGCAACCTTATTTTTGACCCCGTACATGGTTGCCTCAGCTCCGCGGGTGGGGGAATGGGTCGATCAAAGGATCAGGCGAAAAAAAGTGCGTGCACGGGAACCGATCGCTCCCGAGGGAGGCCTCTTCAACCACATCATTGTGATCGGTTACGGGCCGGCAGGCAGGCACGTCGTTGAGACGCTGCGCGCAACCGACTTCCATGTGCTGGTGATCGAAATGAATCCGCGCACCGTGGCCGCAATGCGCCGCGATAAAATCGATGCCCATGTCGGCGACGCCTCGCAGGCCGAAGTCCTCGAACATGCACAGGTCTCTACGGCCCAGGCGGTGGTGGTTACCGTTCCAGATCATAGAATTGCATTACAGGTGATTCGACAAGCCCGCGCGCTCTCGCCCAAAGCTCTTGTCTTCGCACGGGCTCGGTATCATATCTTTGCGGGAGATTTGGTTTCCGCCGGCGCGCATGTCGTCGTCGATGAGGAGCAGGAAGTGGGAAACTCGCTCAGTCTCGAGGTGCTCAAGCAAACCCGGCAGGTGCGGTAACCTTCGCCTGGCGGAATCAGTGCATCCCGCCGCCGGCCACGGCGCCCCATAGCGCAAGCGCGCCGACTACCAAGAGCGCGCCCGCCCAGATCAGATCAAAATTCACCCAGCTTCGCCTGAGGAACATTAATCCGAGCCTCGTGTACACGATCCAGGCTATGAAGCCCATCACAACCAGCATTGCGAGGGTATGCACGACGATTGCGAGCATCAACAACATGCCGGACGAGGCGCTTACATGATGCGTGCCGGAATGTGAGCCGTCGAGCAGGCCGACCAATATCGGCGCAATCATCAAGCCGGCTCCGTGCGCAAACGCCATCAGAAACGACCAGAGGAATAAATCATGAAGCTTGACGCGCATGCCCACCCATTTCGGATGCCGGTAATAAGTGATGAGCTTGTACACTCCGAATCCAAGCAGCGTCACGGCCGTCAACAGCCGGAGCGACTGCAGCGATATCATGCTGCCGATGCCTGCGACTAGTACCGCGACCAGCGCAATCGAGGTCGCGTGACCGGCCGAGATCGGCACAAGCGAAACCCATATCGCGCGCCCGCTCTTCTGTTGAAGCCCGAGCGATAATGCGAAGAGCCACCCCATCCCGGGATTGAGACCGTGATAGACGCCGAAACCGACAAGCGCCAGCCAGCTTCCCAGAAGCTCAGGATGGAAAACAGAATGTGTCTGTGGATGCATCTCCGCCTTGCAGGCGCACCTGATGCGCGCGCGTTTCGCCAAAATCAATAAAGAAATCCCGATCCAGCTCGATCCCACCTTCCGGCTTCACATCGACCTTGACCATCCAGCCCGAAAGCTTGTCGGGATAGAATTGATCGTCAACGACGCCGTACAACGAGTTGGTGAAATACACCCGCTTTCCGTCCCGGCTGATCTCAACCATCTGAGGAGCGCCAAGAAGCGGTCCGCTCTTTGGGTGCGACTGGCGCCGTACGATGCCGCCGAGCTGAACAGAGCCCGTCAGTTTCGGGTGGAACGGGTCGGAAACGTCATACTGGCGCAGCTCGCCCGTACCCCAGCACAAAACGTATAGGTAGCGATCATCCAGCGACAGGTCGATATCCGTCACCAGCGGCGGGACGGCCTTGAAATCCTTCAATGGCGGCGGGAGATCCTTCGGGTCCGCCGGCTCAGCCGGGATATCGATCACCCGTTTCACCGCCCATCTGTCATTTTCCTGATGCCATACCCAAATGGAACTCGAAAGATCCTTCAAGCACAGGACAACACCCGCAAATCCATACTGTTTATCCGGCTCGTGCGCCGGGCGCAACTCAAAGACAAGCTGGTATTCTTTCCCCAGGTCCACCGTCTGTATGTTCTTTCGACGGCGCAGGTCCCAAAAATGCAGATTATGGCCGTACCTGCTGCCAAGAAGGTCCTCCAGGATCAATCCATTCTCGAACTGGGACGGCCTGCCCCATTCGCTGGTGATCATGACGTCGTAGGCGATGTGCCACCAGAAATCATAGGCCAGCTTCTGCGCTCCCCGGTCCTTCTCCCATGCCCCCTGCACATTAAAATTGAAATGGTCCAGCGTAAAGATTCCTCCCGGCCCCTCGCCTGTCTCGCCCGACCCCAGCGCGCTGACGTAAATCGCTTCCGGCCCGCAATGAATTGTGTGCGGTCGGCTGTATCCGGAATGTCTCTTGATTTCCTCAGGCTCGATCACTTTCGTAATATGAGGATGCGCGGGATCAGGCTTGGTATCAATCACGTAAATCCGCGAGCTTCGCAGACCCGGCACGATCAGATATCTGCGCTCCAGGTGAGGATGCGGCGCGTACGGGCACAGCGCCGAACTGCAGCTATTCCAGCCGTAATGGTGGAGCTCATCTCCGACATGCGGCATCTCCAGTGTCGAAATGATTTGGCTGTATTTCGCCGAATCGGGGCCGACATCAACCACAGCAAGGG
Proteins encoded:
- a CDS encoding sodium:proton exchanger: MNPAAAPTFWNPLLDMVVLLAAALFLGLLFERFKQSAILGYLAAGAALGPGGLNLISSREMVSAMAELGVALLLFTIGLEFSLSRLRRLGAIAVGGGSLQIALTAAIVAAGGWAFGLSPAVAIALGLMVAPSSTACVLRVLSERAEIESIHGRNALGILLLQDIAVVPLVLLMTMLGGEGTPLQAVTGLGRSILLVVLFVGVFYLLSNYVLPRLFDITIVSKNRELPILLAAVTVLGSTWAAHALQLSPALGAFIAGFLLAGTPFATQTRADVGALRTLFVTLFFASIGMLADMHFVLRQWPLVAVAVTLIVTGKALIIWPIALLFRNSNRYAVATALSLAQVGEFSFLLAQVAQNRGVLDENFFRLFVTATVATLFLTPYMVASAPRVGEWVDQRIRRKKVRAREPIAPEGGLFNHIIVIGYGPAGRHVVETLRATDFHVLVIEMNPRTVAAMRRDKIDAHVGDASQAEVLEHAQVSTAQAVVVTVPDHRIALQVIRQARALSPKALVFARARYHIFAGDLVSAGAHVVVDEEQEVGNSLSLEVLKQTRQVR
- a CDS encoding selenium-binding protein, with the protein product MPLLRPDPTFYPSPRKAMEAPPEKLAYVATLNYGNGRPDALAVVDVGPDSAKYSQIISTLEMPHVGDELHHYGWNSCSSALCPYAPHPHLERRYLIVPGLRSSRIYVIDTKPDPAHPHITKVIEPEEIKRHSGYSRPHTIHCGPEAIYVSALGSGETGEGPGGIFTLDHFNFNVQGAWEKDRGAQKLAYDFWWHIAYDVMITSEWGRPSQFENGLILEDLLGSRYGHNLHFWDLRRRKNIQTVDLGKEYQLVFELRPAHEPDKQYGFAGVVLCLKDLSSSIWVWHQENDRWAVKRVIDIPAEPADPKDLPPPLKDFKAVPPLVTDIDLSLDDRYLYVLCWGTGELRQYDVSDPFHPKLTGSVQLGGIVRRQSHPKSGPLLGAPQMVEISRDGKRVYFTNSLYGVVDDQFYPDKLSGWMVKVDVKPEGGIELDRDFFIDFGETRAHQVRLQGGDASTDTFCFPS